One genomic region from Lycorma delicatula isolate Av1 chromosome 1, ASM4794821v1, whole genome shotgun sequence encodes:
- the LOC142317894 gene encoding uncharacterized protein LOC142317894 encodes MPSKLTKHSIKIQALTDSRRSYFYNGYIYQGNETGGMGQTPSERELQVPSQVAIQLVKPIVNSERNITADNYYCSVELGLELAKRGLTLVDTLQKKKREIPPEFQALNRRPVQSFLFGFTQNMTHVSY; translated from the coding sequence ATGCCAAGTAAACTGACTAAACACAGCATAAAGATTCAGGCGCTCACTGATTCAAGGAggtcatatttttataatggcTACATTTATCAAGGGAATGAAACTGGTGGAATGGGACAAACTCCCTCTGAAAGAGAACTCCAAGTCCCATCGCAAGTTGCTATACAACTTGTGAAGCCAATTGTCAACAGTGAAAGAAACATTACTGCTGacaattattattgttcagtTGAATTGGGTCTAGAATTAGCGAAGAGAGGTCTCACCCTCGTCGATactctacaaaaaaagaaaagggaaattccacCAGAATTTCAGGCATTAAACAGACGACCGgtacaaagttttttatttggtttcaCACAAAATATGACCCATGTGTCATATTAA